TGGTGTCACGGCAGCTGGCCAACCCCTTCCTCGCGCCCGACTTCTCCGCCGCTCCGCAGCGCACCCCACGTCCCCACCGCCTGGCCGGCTGGGAGCTGCTCGGCCCGCTGCTCAGCTCGTTCGAGCGCGCCGGCGGCGGGGACCCGGCGTGCATGCCCCTGCCCGCGCCGTCCTCGCTGCGCGCGCCCGAGGGCCGGCAGCTGATGCCGCACCAGGCGCAGCTCGTCGCCGCGGCCGCGGCCGGCCACCGGACCTTCCTGCTCGCCGACGAGCCCGGCCTGGGCAAGACGGCCCAGGCACTGCTCGCCGCGGAGGCGGCGGACGCCTACCCGCTGCTCGTGGTGGTCCCGAACGTCGTCAAGACCAACTGGGCACGCGAGGCCGGGCTCTGGACCCCGCACCGCCCGGCCACCGTGATCCACGGCAACGGCGACACCATCGACGGCTTCGCCGACGTCGTCGTCGTCAACTACGAGGTGCTGGACCGCCACGTCGGGTGGCTCGGCGACTTCGGCTTCCGCGGGATGGTCGTCGACGAGGCGCACTTCATCAAGAACCGGACGTCCCAGCGCTCGCAGCACGTCCTGGAGCTCTCCCAGCGCCTCCGGACCCGCACCGCGCGGCCGCTGCTCATGGCCCTCACCGGCACCCCGCTCATCAACGACATCGACGACTTCCGGGCCATCTGGCAGTTCCTCGGCTGGACCGACGAGACCAAGCCGCTCGGTGAGCTCATGGAGGCCCTCGAGGGGACCGGCCTGACCCCGGCCGACCCCGGGTTCTACGCCGCCGCCCGCCGGTGCGTGATCGACCTGGGCATCGTCCGGCGCCGCAAGGTCGACGTGGCCGCCGACATCCCCGCCCGCCGCATCGCCGACCTCCCCGTCGAGCTGGACGGGCCGGCCGGCCGGTCCATCCGGGCGGCCGAGCGGGACCTCGCCCGCCGGATGGTCTCGCGCTACGAGACCGCGCTCGCGACCCGCGCGTCCGACGGCGTCGTCGAGGGCACCGGCCAGGGCACCGTCCACGGCGTCGACCCCGACCTCGTGCGCCGGGTGGCCCGGTGGGAGCTGAAGGACGCGACCACGGGGGAGGCCGGCGAGAACGTCTTCAGCATGATGCGGCGCATCGGGCAGGCGAAGGCCGGTCTCGCCGCCGACTACGCGGCGCAGCTGGCACGCAGCGCGGGCAAGGTCGTCTTCTTCGCCAAGCACGTCGACGTGATGGACGCCGCCGAGGAGACCTTCACCCGGCAGGGGGTCCGGTTCTCCTCGATCCGTGGCGACCAGACGCCGACGTCGCGGCAGAGGAACATCGACGCCTTCGTGGAGGACCCCGGCGTCGCCGTCGCGGTGTGCTCCCTGACCGCGGCCGGGGTGGGGCTC
This region of Geodermatophilus bullaregiensis genomic DNA includes:
- a CDS encoding DEAD/DEAH box helicase; its protein translation is MARPGRRQTGARRPTPRDQRRARDRGDVIAVLARAVRELEAAVQRGRVTPAVRTEFQAVALLVRQQHARVRAEEGSSPARRAEQLRRLDGIATILAKTAVRAPALLALLAEDAVVSDAARSLARDMLGDDHAEPIPEEAAPAAPVAAPAPIERRVVPQSVVSRQLANPFLAPDFSAAPQRTPRPHRLAGWELLGPLLSSFERAGGGDPACMPLPAPSSLRAPEGRQLMPHQAQLVAAAAAGHRTFLLADEPGLGKTAQALLAAEAADAYPLLVVVPNVVKTNWAREAGLWTPHRPATVIHGNGDTIDGFADVVVVNYEVLDRHVGWLGDFGFRGMVVDEAHFIKNRTSQRSQHVLELSQRLRTRTARPLLMALTGTPLINDIDDFRAIWQFLGWTDETKPLGELMEALEGTGLTPADPGFYAAARRCVIDLGIVRRRKVDVAADIPARRIADLPVELDGPAGRSIRAAERDLARRMVSRYETALATRASDGVVEGTGQGTVHGVDPDLVRRVARWELKDATTGEAGENVFSMMRRIGQAKAGLAADYAAQLARSAGKVVFFAKHVDVMDAAEETFTRQGVRFSSIRGDQTPTSRQRNIDAFVEDPGVAVAVCSLTAAGVGLNLQVASNIVLAELSWTDAEQTQAIDRSHRIGQTEPVTAWRIIAAQTIDARIAELIDSKAGLAARALDGSDEEVSSSADVQLEALVTLLTDALSASPR